In Terriglobia bacterium, the genomic window CCGCTACACACGGCAAGCTGGCGGTTTGCCACATTGTGCCTAACGAGCTTCGAAGCAATCTCCTGTTCCCTCAGTTCTCCGAACGTGAAGCCGTGGCGGTGCCGGCCGAAGTCGAGAAGGCGGGCGAGGCCGTGTTGAAGCGTGTGGCTGAGGTGGTTGGCAATGCGGAGGCGGAGATCATAGCCGACCACGGTTCGCCATATGCCGAAATACTCAAACGGGCGGAGGCATGGAAAGCAGATCTCATCGTCATCGGAAGCCACGGAATGACCGGCGCGGATGGGATACTGCTCGGAAGCGTCACAGCCAAGGTAATCCGGTATGCCCACTCGCCCGTGCTTGTTGCCCGAAAGCCCAGTTCCCGGGGACACATCGTTGCCGGTACGGATTTTTCAGATCCGGCGCTGCCCGCGATTTCGGCGGCCGTGAATGAGGCGCGACGGACCAACGCGCAACTCACCGTAGTTCACAGTCTTGATCTCTATCGAACGACGCCCGCGGCTGGTGCAATGGAATTGGCTTCACTTGCAGTCAGCGAGGAAATCTGTCAGGACATGGAAAAGTATGCCCGGGAGCACATCGGCGAAATTCTCAACAAATTCGGTCTGCAAGATCACGCGCTTGTAACGCGCGGTCCGGCGGCTCTCGCTTTGGTAAGTGCTGCCTCGGATCTGAAGGCCGAATTGCTCGTGGTCGGAACAGTGGGACGAACCGGCTTGAACCGGTTATTGCTTGGCAGCGTGGCGGAGGCGGTTGCTTCGAATGCTCCCTGTTCGGTCCTGATCGTGCGCGCGCACGGGGCATAGTACCGGCTGAATCGACCTAAATCGTAGATCCCTCGCGAATGGCTGTGCTGGAGCCGGCTGGCGGCCCAGCAGTGACGTTCGTCAAATGCCATCCTTTTTGCTTCATCGGACCCGCTCACGCCGCGTCTTAGTCCATGTACAGAACGACCCGGATCAATTAAGATCGCACTGAGGGTCGTTCATGGCCTCTCCAGTGCAAGCAAACGCGCTATCCCAATGAATCCGGCAAACAAATCGAATGCCGCCGTGAAAGGCCGCCGTCTTCTCAGGCTGCTAAGCGCTTGCGGTTTTCTTATTCTGGCGTTAATGCCATACGCCGTTGCTCAAGATAAGAGTACCGGCACACCCTCGGCGCCGGTCGTTGTCGATGGAAAAGACTTGTTTGTCGTGCACGAGCGAATCTTTTCGTTCTCTCCGGAAGATCGCGCCAAGGCGGTATCCGAACGAATTCTTAGACTCTCCCAGCAGCCACCCTCAGAGGTGCTCCCGATCCAGGTTGCAGACTACGAAAATACGACTGAAATTACGGCTCGCGACTTCGTGATCATGACGGTGACGGACGCCGACGCTGCTTCACTTGGTCTCAGCAGGCAACAGGCAGCGAGTCAATACGCCCAAATTATCGAATCGACAATACGATCGCTACGCGCAAGATACAGCGCGCGTACCCTTCTGCTCGGCAGCCTCTATAGCGTTGCTATAACGATTCTGTTCATCGTCACGTTGAGGCTGATCTCGCTGCTATACCGGCGGTCGAAGGAATATGTTGAGACTCATGGGCGCGAGCGGATTCCGGAATTCCGGATTCAGAGAGTCCAACTGCTGAGTTCCGCTCAGATTACCGGAACCATCCTTACGGTGCTTTCCGGCACCCGGGCGGTCGGCGTGCTGATTCTCACTTATGTCTACATCTCCATCGTCTTCAGTTTCTTTCCTTGGACGAAAGGGTATGCGCGAGTCCTGCTTCAGTATGTAACGGATCCCCTCCGTTCGATCGCGTCGGCTTTGATCGCGCACGTGCCGGACTTCATCTTTGTCATTGTCATCATCCTCGTTGCCGGATACCTGATCAAACTCGTGAAGTTCGGCTTCAACGAAGTCAAAAAGGGCAACATTCAGGTCGACGGCTTTTATCCGGATTGGGCCGATCCGACTTACAAGATAGTCCGCTTCGTGATTATTGCCTTGTCCGCCGCGGTCATTCTGCCGTATCTGCCGGGTTATCGTTCACCGGCATTCCAGGGAGTCTCTATTTTTGTCGGAGTTCTCGTCTCATTGAGCTCGACGGCCGCAATTTCCAATGCCGTCGCAGGGCTGGCTTTGACATACACGCGCGGCTTTCAGGTTGGCGACCGCGTCAAGATCGGCGAGACGGTTGGCGACGTCCTGGACAAGACCCTGTTGGTGACGCGCGTTCGAACGATAAAAAATGTCGATATCTCTATTCCGAATTCGCTGGTTCTCGCGAATCACATGATCAATTTCAGCTCGTCGGCAAAGCGCGATGGACTGATTCTCCACACCAGCATCACTATCGGCTACGACGCGCCCTGGCGCCAGGTGCACGATCTTCTGATTCATGCAGCGCTGGCAACCGGGAACATTCTGCCCGAGCCGAGTCCGTTCGTGCTGCAGACCAGCCTTGATGATTCATATGTCTCGTATGAGATCAATGCGTATACAAACAAGCCCAGCCTGATGGCTCGAACCTACTCGGATCTTCACGAAAACATTCAGGACAAGTTCAATGAGGCCGGCGTGGAGATCATGTCACCTCATTACTCGTCGATCCGGGACGGCAACGACGTAACGGTTCCCGAAGAATACCGGCCTCCGGATTACTCACCTAAAGCTTTTCGCGTGCAGTCACCGCGACAACCACAGAACCAAGACCGCTCTTGAAGGGCCCCACTGAGGCAGAAACAAGTTCCGATTTTCCGGCGTCAATCGGTCTATCCTGAGAGATTGCAATATGGAATCGACGCTCCGGTTTATCGAACGACACTGGGAAGTGCTTCTGCCGCCGTTTACGGTGGTGGTTGTAACGATTCTCGTAGGCTGGGCCGTACGCAACGCCGTATTTCGGTCCGCCCGGACCTGGGCGGCCAGAAGTAAATCCAGGCTGAACGATATCGCTTTTGAAGCACTGCGTACTCCAGTCATGATCTGGATCGTCATGCTCGCCGTGCATCTCGGCGCGCAAACGTCGAGGCTGCCGCTTCGAGTTCAGGATGAAGTCGCGCGGATTCTCCTGATCCTGTTCATCACTTCCATGACGCTGGTTTTTTCGCGGCTCGCCGGCGTCTTGATCAGGCTCCACGCTGGAGGTGCTTCCTTCACCAGCCTCACGGAAAATCTCGCCAGGATCGTGGTCGTGCTCCTGGGCGCGATGGTCCTGCTGAACACCGTGGGCATTTCGGTTTTGCCGATTCTGACAGCTTTAGGCGTCGGCGGTATTGCCATTGCGCTTGCGCTTCAAGACACCTTATCCAATCTGTTTGGAGGTTTCTACCTATCGCTCGCGGGACAGGTGCGGATTGGAGACTACATCAAACTGGACTCCGGAGAAGAAGGCTTCATTGCCGATGTGAGCTGGCGCAGCACTTCTCTCCGCTCGCTGCAAAATAATGTGATTATCATTCCGAACGCCAAGCTCGCGAAAGCCACCGTCACGAATTACGATCTTCCTGAACGATCCATGTCGATTTCCATCGTGGTTTCAGTCGAGTACGGGAGCGATATAGACATGGTCGAGCGCGTTTTGCTCGAGGAAACGCGCACCGCCGCCGGAAAGGTACCCGGGTTATTAAACGAACCGCCTCCGGCTGTCCGATTTA contains:
- a CDS encoding mechanosensitive ion channel family protein, which translates into the protein MESTLRFIERHWEVLLPPFTVVVVTILVGWAVRNAVFRSARTWAARSKSRLNDIAFEALRTPVMIWIVMLAVHLGAQTSRLPLRVQDEVARILLILFITSMTLVFSRLAGVLIRLHAGGASFTSLTENLARIVVVLLGAMVLLNTVGISVLPILTALGVGGIAIALALQDTLSNLFGGFYLSLAGQVRIGDYIKLDSGEEGFIADVSWRSTSLRSLQNNVIIIPNAKLAKATVTNYDLPERSMSISIVVSVEYGSDIDMVERVLLEETRTAAGKVPGLLNEPPPAVRFIPGFGPSSLDLTLSCSVQTFADQYLIQHELRKRILKRFRLEHIEMPFPTQTLYMQATPTQYPADTPESE
- a CDS encoding universal stress protein, producing the protein MAIDFSPSSDEALRQAAGRGAATHGKLAVCHIVPNELRSNLLFPQFSEREAVAVPAEVEKAGEAVLKRVAEVVGNAEAEIIADHGSPYAEILKRAEAWKADLIVIGSHGMTGADGILLGSVTAKVIRYAHSPVLVARKPSSRGHIVAGTDFSDPALPAISAAVNEARRTNAQLTVVHSLDLYRTTPAAGAMELASLAVSEEICQDMEKYAREHIGEILNKFGLQDHALVTRGPAALALVSAASDLKAELLVVGTVGRTGLNRLLLGSVAEAVASNAPCSVLIVRAHGA
- a CDS encoding mechanosensitive ion channel family protein encodes the protein MNPANKSNAAVKGRRLLRLLSACGFLILALMPYAVAQDKSTGTPSAPVVVDGKDLFVVHERIFSFSPEDRAKAVSERILRLSQQPPSEVLPIQVADYENTTEITARDFVIMTVTDADAASLGLSRQQAASQYAQIIESTIRSLRARYSARTLLLGSLYSVAITILFIVTLRLISLLYRRSKEYVETHGRERIPEFRIQRVQLLSSAQITGTILTVLSGTRAVGVLILTYVYISIVFSFFPWTKGYARVLLQYVTDPLRSIASALIAHVPDFIFVIVIILVAGYLIKLVKFGFNEVKKGNIQVDGFYPDWADPTYKIVRFVIIALSAAVILPYLPGYRSPAFQGVSIFVGVLVSLSSTAAISNAVAGLALTYTRGFQVGDRVKIGETVGDVLDKTLLVTRVRTIKNVDISIPNSLVLANHMINFSSSAKRDGLILHTSITIGYDAPWRQVHDLLIHAALATGNILPEPSPFVLQTSLDDSYVSYEINAYTNKPSLMARTYSDLHENIQDKFNEAGVEIMSPHYSSIRDGNDVTVPEEYRPPDYSPKAFRVQSPRQPQNQDRS